From the Pseudorasbora parva isolate DD20220531a chromosome 2, ASM2467924v1, whole genome shotgun sequence genome, the window TGCTACAATAAACAAAAGAGAGATTAAAAGATTTAacaaagaaagagaagaaacaACAGTTTCCAGCTCACAGAACTAGAGACTCGATTACAAGCAGATTATGGGAACTATAGACTATATGACCACTGTATGTCTTTAATAAGATCATCATCTCAGATCTGAGTCATtgtcttttctctttctgtcttcaGTTTCCAGCTCACAGAACTAGAGACTCGATTACAAGCAGATTATGAGAACTATAGACTATATGACCACTGTATGTCTGTATGTCTTTAATAAGATCATCATCTCAGATCTAAGTCATtgtcttttctctttctgtcttcaGTCTGAGGAGATGCAGAATTACAGAGGAACAGTGTCTCATCCtgacttcagctctgaaatCAAACCCATCACACCTGAGAGATCTGGACCTGAGCGGGAATAAACTAGGAGACTCTGGAGTGAGAAACCTCAGTGATCTACTGATGATCCCTCAATGCCAGCTGGAGAAACTACAGTTAGTATCATTATACTGTACAGTTACAGTCTGATcactgtggtgtggcaagcagcggggcgagggaccgcgagagcgggccggtgattaatgttcacgagtgccagctgcgtggcacaccggtctcgtctcgcggccatgtggcgggagcatataaggaggagcaaggacagcggaagacgagagaggaccaggcctggaattttatgttatgttttgtttatgtgtttgtgggcagtcgtccgtgaggggctgtccgcggttttactttcattttgtttctttactttaaataaatgtttgttgaacgttcgccggttcccgcctccttccttcccatctacaaaccgtaTTACAATCACAGTTCACTGTTTAGTTTAAGACAACTGGACACAAGTCTCATCATTTACACTGAAGCTTTGCATCTGCTGGTCTTTGCCATTGGTCACAATTAAAATTCAGTGTCTGAACTACTAAAtcatttcatttaaagtatTGGAAACAATGAACTGATTGTGTAGATGTTGTTCTGCAGAAATATCATGAGATCTGAATCTGCTGCTACAATAAACAAAAGAGAGATTAAAAGATTTAacaaagaaagagaagaaacaACAGTTTCCAGCTCACAGAACTAGAGACTCGATTACAAGCAGATTATGGGAACTATAGACTATATGACCACTGTATGTCTTTAATAAGATCATCATCTCAGATCTGAGTCATtgtcttttctctttctgtcttcaGTCTGAGGGATTGCAGTATTACAGAGGAACAGTGTCTCATCCTGacttcagctctgagatcaaacccaTCACACCTGAGAGATCTGGACCTGAGCAGGAATAAACTAGGAGACTCTGGAGTGAAGCCCTTATGTGACGCACTGAAGGATTCACACTGTAAACTGGAGAGATTGAGGTGAAGAACTCAATATCTCATGATAGTCTGAGTTCACACTACATTTATGAAGATGATATAACTCTACAGAATAAAGAGTTTTCTCATTTCTCTCAATGTAGGTTAAGCTGGTGTTATATGACAGATGAAGGTTGTTCTGCTGtgacttcagctctgaaatcaaacccatcacacctgagagagctggacctgagCAGGAATAAACTAGGAGACTCTGGAGTGAGAAACCTCAGTGATCTACTGATGATCCCTCAATGCCAGCTGGAGAAACTACAGTTAGTATCATTATACTGTACAGTTACAGTCTGATCACAGTTCACTGTTTAGTTTAAGACAACTGGACACAAGTCTCATCATTTACACTGAAGCTCTGCATCTGCTGGTCTTTGCCTTTGGTCACAATTAAAATTCAGTGTCTGAACTACTAAAtcatttcatttaaagtatTTGAAACAATGAACTGATTGTGTAGATGTTCTGCAGAAATATCATGAGATCTGAAACAAAAGAGAGATTAAAAGATTTAacaaagaaagagaagaaacaACAGTTTCCAGCTCACAGAACTAGAGACTCGATTACAAGCAGATTATGGGAACTATAGACTATATGACCACTGTATGTCTTTAATAAGATCATCATCTCAGATCTGAGTCATtgtcttttctctttctgtcttcaGTCTGAGTTATTGCAGTATTACAGAGGAACAGTGTCTCATCCtgacttcagctctgaaatCAAACCCATCACACCTGAGAGATCTGGACCTGAGAGGGAATAAACTAGGAGACTCTGGAGTGAAGCCCTTATGTGACGCACTGAAGGATCCACACTGTAAACTGGAGAGATTGAGGTGAAGAACTCAATATCTCATGATAGCCTGAGTTCACACTACATTTATGAAGATGATATAACTCTACAGAATAAAGAGTTTTCTCATTTCTCTCAATGTAGGTTAAGCTGCTGTGATATGACAGATGAAGGTTGTTCTGCTGtgacttcagctctgaaatCAAACCCATCACACCTGAGAGATCTGGACCTGAGGGGGAATAAACTAGGAGACTCTGGAGTGAGAAACCTCAGTGATCTACTGATGATCCCTCAATGCCAGCTGGAGAAACTACAGTTAGTATCATTATACTGTACAGTTACAGTCTGATCACAGTTCACTGTtgaggttaaagggatagtttaccccaaaaatgaaaatgatcccatgatttactcaacctcagctcatcctaggtgtgtatgacattcctctttcagacaaacataatcagagttatattataaAAGTCCTGGATAATCCACGCTTTATAATGGCTCCCTGtgctgctctgtttttgaagtccattaaaCCAGAGGTGGAAAggaacgaattacatttactcgcgttacCGTAATTGAGtcgtttttctgtgtacttctacttttttaagtcgttttataaatctgtaattttacttttacttaagtacattttgattaaagtattgtacttcgctacattttaaaccacatccgttactgagtaaaaataaatcattaatgcaaagagGGGAGGAAAAAAACGCGATCCGGAAACGActatattgaatagagggctcGGGCGCGATGTTTCCCCCAGGATGGTAGGGGAAGGTACCGCCTTTTTCGTCTCTGATTGGCTAGAAGGGCTCTCCTCCGATTGGTTACACATCTCACGTTCATGGCAGGCTGTCAGCTAGTCTGTTTTGATCGTCTTTACAGCAGATGTGAACGAAGTCAATCCAACATACtaagaaaagcgctatatgtcCGTGTCTTCagatttatattttacttttatatttattttttaagtttacaaTTTCATTGAAGAGACACCACAGTATTCAAATAtgacagattttatttattgtgaacctaacatcttgattagaaatatatttcagtggcactttaggtcaatttgtacacaagcgacaagacttttgtcagggactgtattgtcttttatgagtttaataaagaactccgtctcgtcttctctccaaactGAAACCGTCATCTGTGaagaatgatcgacttttacGCGCCAGGTTGACGCATAGCAACCCGAgaagagcgaaatgtttgaatttgcatggtaactcaaatgtttttattttatattttatttatttatttttaccactttcgttattttggctagatattTCGTTTGTTGGACATATGAACTGACTTTAGAAATGCTTTAAGAAACaattggcatttaataaacaaaatattttttttaaatgaagacagcgtttggagtgagtgcaaaATAATCAGTTCCccgagtccacaaataaaaatagacagtttatagtttataattatgtcttgaactcatctgtagagctaaaaatgacagagtattgtgaattgtttcatctctcttaaaggaagaaggaaaaaatgagaacgtctgcgcttttatcggccgtgggttaaagaaaacagcctaactacgaaatagcgtttaggcctaaacattaacctgtaatattattattttcatttatatgttgattatgaaaagtgagcagcatgagtaaaataaagaaatgtgAAAACAGTATCGGCTCAGATTCATATTGCAGATCtggaccaaaccagtgtcagACACAGCTAATGTCTTTCGGTTACCTGTGGAAACAGTGAGCTGGGCCAGATCTGTAATATGATATGAATACTGAACTGATGGCAGTCAGAATGTTTCAGCTGAAACCGCTATCTGGCACGGATCTGGTTCACAATCAGAAAACGTCTCTGAGATAGAAACGGAGGCAAGGGGCTTAAAACGGATCCGGGCCAAATGTAATCGCTATCTGGGTAGGCTATGTTGGATTGACTTCGTTCACTTCTGCTGTAAAGACGATCAAAACAGACTAGCTGACAGCCTGCCATGAACGTGAGATGTGTAACCAATCGGAGGAGAGCCCTTCTAGCCAATCAGAGACGAAAAAGGCGGCACCTTCCCCTACCATCCTGGGGGGATATATCGCGTCCGAGGCGCGGGAGAGAACAAACTcgcaaatatcagatggagacgaacaagacggacgtcagtgacgcagactcaggtgaaagcaaaacgccgtCGTGAACCCCTGGCTAGTGTGGAAATACTTcggatatagaaaaaaaataatgtggtgttgtcctggaggatatcaaatttgcacaaaaggtggatgcaaatgaagaaacagATAAAGGTGTGTTTATAACTTaggccgattgatttctgtgccgcagagggaatcccggcggtatccagtcatgaacattaactttacattataacgtagaattcacgtaatacacgcaaactggAGGAACGAAAAACTGGAAAGTAGAGCTGGAGACCTAGAAcagcgtttcccaaccggggtgcgcaggggtgccgtgtaaaaggtgccgGTACTTCCACCGCAGTTCATCTCACGTCTGATGATGaggcatctttaatatgggttgtaactgtaaaataatgctttctgtatgtttctgtcgatggatacacgtgctggctcctcagtggtAGGCCTACagcagcgataataaaagaaaaacgggcAAAGCGGTCTCTTTGTAAAcggtgttcaatgcatgcgagtgctgccgtatgaccagtcatttcgccgccatcacccgggtatattcgccagaagacgcgaatgagagagagcgctgtgtgaagatctgtctctgcactcatccgagagcgcacactcgtctcacagcgtgcaaatattgagttctctttcaagtcttgtgcttgaacagacaaactcacacaagaagtatgtcaacatgtccatcttgatgagtatccagcagacatagtctgaatatgccttaagagaacgttatacagtcgagaaagacaagCATATCCTTAgggcattaggtcttaaaggggcagcaacctttaatgtcaaactaaagatgcggacatcactcactgctcctgattgaatagcttgtgttagtttaataaggattaatctttaatttaaacagttaaatatgcatttattttacatttgattatttattcaatttctccacctaaaactaatgttagacgtccctgaaaaacctgaaaagcattgatCATTTCATCAGTAtctgctcaatagtatttatttgtgctgctgcttgtatttaaggtattttttcttattttctttatttttattagttctttgatctctgaacatagcaaataccgaaccgtactgaaaccgtgaccctaaagcGTTATACAAACCGACCCGTGAGCAGTCTGTagcgttacacccctagcgtaacgtaTGCGAGGCGGCGCCACAACATTAGGACATTTctcaaagggtgccatgactggaaaaagggaaacactgagctagaataaatcaaattgagacatgggctgtgaatattaaagttaaaataaaataatttaaattaaaatatatgatctgcttgttctgtctctgtgaatgagctgctccgtcTTCTACATATGGACTCTGTTATTCTTAAACATTAAccaattaatgataaaaataagtgcttaatctaattcataatcatttattgaatttagtttattaggcatcttttattgaaaatttcataaacaaaacaaacaaatggttttaagtttgttataataaaccatttgttcacccccccccccccatcatcTTCATTCATTTATCATCATTTTAACTAGTGATAATAACCATCATTTAATAACAGGTACAgttcatttattaaataattgtttaatacCGTGATGTTGtctgagatagttgtcatatctgaaaatctcattctatcacaaccctacaggAGTCTCCGACCCCACTGTTAAACAAAGGAACTcagtaacttttactctgagtacattttaaatgagctacttttacttttacttgagtagaatattttgttactctttccacctctgcgTAAAactgcatctgtccgtcatataACTCCTCCACTCGGCTCTGAGAGGTtattaaaggccttctgaagggaatcgatgcgtttgtgtaagaaaaatattaatatttaaaactgttttaattaaagttCTGGCCGATTGAAGTCCGTgtgaaagtgttgaaagtgcttcTCTGAGTTGAAGATGCGTACGCGACGTCTGACGAGCGTAACTGGAGCCTTTGagctgcagaggcactttcaacactttccCCATAAACTGAATAGAGAAATGTTAccttataaagttttaaatatgatatgtttctcacacaaacgcatcaattcacttctaaaggcatttattaactgccactataaagcttggattagccaggactttattaatataactcaacttttattcgtctgaaagaagaatgtcacacacacctaggatgacttgaggaggagtaaatcatgggctagttttcatttttgggtgaaaatgTAACCAAAACAGTTTTAATCAATATCTGATGAGGAGCCGGATAATGTGAAGTTTATATCTGTGTGAAATAATTCCTCTAGCGATGTGTTTTGTGATGAAAGCCGGGTCTGAAGTTGACACTCGCAGGTCAGTTTAGGCCTCAGTGTCCCAGACCATAAGGTGTGTGTGATCATGTTATCATCCGTTAGCTTTATATGAGCTGGGATGAGGAGCTTCTGTCGGTCAGTAACGTCAGTCAGGAATAATGTGTTAGTATGAGATGCTTTCGGGAAAACTGCCAACACATGCATCAGACCAGACAGAGCTTACCTCATTATTATTCTTCAAACATTTGCTCAAGAAATGATGTTAGTGGTGAGAACAGTAACTGGAATAGGATTATCACATTTACTCAAATATAATAACACTAAGTTGATATGAAATTCTGCAGGTGTAAAGCAGGAGCTCACAAGCTCTTTATTCTCCTGAGCAATGCTGTTATGAAGTGCAAATCAAGCGTCTGTGAATGTTCCTGTCAGATTCGACATTGATGAATTCATGTGGGGGAATTTCTCTTTTCTCTGAAGTCTCTCATCTCATGGATTCACATTGAGACGACTCTGATGATGAACATGTCAGGCCTCTGGTTTGATATCACACTCTGGGGGAAAGTTACAATCACTTCTCTTTTCTCTTGTGTCTGTTTGTCTCTCTCTAGACTATATGACTGTGGCATTACAGATGTTTCTTCTTTAACTCAGtctttgagaaactcaaaagcACTGCAGTTTTTAAAAGAGCTTGATCTGAGAGACAATAAGATCAGAGACTCACAGAAGCAGAAGCTCAGAGACGTGATACGAGACTCGAGACTCAAACTGTGACCTGAGGTGAGGAAACATCACTTTACACcactcacactaacacacacacatgggaaTTTAAGattaaatgcattatatttaAGACATAAATATTTAGAAACAATATGTACGCCAAATAATGTCAAATCAGTAACTAATCTGATTACAGTAAttccttacgaaacaaaaatatattgcagtatattggaaaatatcatgcaattcattaggcaatatattcacatatatgggatttaatatttatattttccaatatattgaaagtggaa encodes:
- the LOC137049644 gene encoding ribonuclease inhibitor-like, producing MSLHSSGFTFVRLHTHQASHSSGFTLVRLHTRQASHSSGFTLVRLHTRQASHSSGFTLVRLHTRRASHSSGFTLVGLHTRQASHKGCRGLSLYLYPPEFVSPAADEACEYVRGIVGINPLLLRELNLRDHKLGDTRVTQISALLQDKHCRLNTLTLRRCRITEEQCLILTSALKSNPSHLRDLDLSGNKLGDSGVRNLSDLLMIPQCQLEKLHLRDCSITEEQCLILTSALRSNPSHLRDLDLSRNKLGDSGVKPLCDALKDSHCKLERLRLSCCDMTDEGCSAVTSALKSNPSHLRDLDLRGNKLGDSGVRNLSDLLMIPQCQLEKLQLYDCGITDVSSLTQSLRNSKALQFLKELDLRDNKIRDSQKQKLRDVIRDSRLKL